The region AACAAAAGAAGACAAGCAAAAGCTTTTTAAAAAGCACGGTAAAGATGCAAAAGACACAGGTTCTGCAGAAGGACAGATTGCATTATTTACAGAAAGAATTAACCACTTAACAGAACACTTAAAACAAAATCGTAAAGATTATAATACAGAGCGTTCGTTAGTAAAATTAGTAGGAAAGCGTCGTTCATTATTAGACTACCTAACTAAGAAAGATATCTTAAGATATCGTGCAATTGTTAAAGAATTAGGATTAAGAAAATAATCTAAATACAAAGACCACGCTTTTTAGCGTGGTTTTTTGATATATATAACTCGGGTTGGTCGAGTATAACCTCCAACATTGAAGAAGCTAATTACAGTTTTTCATTGGTCAAACACTAATTAAAACTAAAATGAACAATCAAAAAATTGAATTATTTTTTGATTAAACAAAGAAAAAAATTAAAACATAGCCATAGCTACGGTTTTATTTTATGATGACGTTTAAGCGAAAAAGAAACGATTTTTATTGTTTGATTTTGGATTTAAGAAGTATTAAAACAACAACTACTACCACAACACAACGACCATTGTTTAATTAGAATTAAAAAATTTATGATTCCAAAAGTTTTTAAAGAGGTCATAGACCTAGGCGACGGTAGAACTATTTCTATCGAAACCGGAAAATTAGCAAAGCAGGCACATGGTTCTGTTGTTGTACAATCAGGAAACTGTATGTTACTTTGTACTGTAGTTTCAAATTATAAGCAAGCAGATGTAGACTTTCTACCGTTAACAGTAGACTACAGAGAAAAATTTGCTGCAGCTGGACGTTATCCTGGAGGTTTCTTCAAAAGAGAAGCAAGACCAAGTGATGGAGAAGTATTAACTATGCGTTTAGTAGACCGTGTTTTACGTCCATTATTCCCAAAAGATTATCATTCTGAAACTCAGGTGATGATACAATTAATGTCACATGATGACGATGTTATGCCAGACGCTATGGCTGGTTTAGCTGCATCTGCTGCGATACAATTATCAGATTTCCCGTTTGAATGCCCAATCTCTGAAGCAAGAGTTGGTCGTATTAATGGCGAGTTTGTA is a window of Olleya sp. YS DNA encoding:
- the rpsO gene encoding 30S ribosomal protein S15, whose protein sequence is MYLTKEDKQKLFKKHGKDAKDTGSAEGQIALFTERINHLTEHLKQNRKDYNTERSLVKLVGKRRSLLDYLTKKDILRYRAIVKELGLRK